TTTAGCTGCAATCAGAGAATTGCTTACAGGTGAATTGACCGCTAAAGAAAACGAGATCCCTATCTCACCACGCTAGCTGGCTAGTATCCTTGATTTTGTAAGGAGAATAACTCATGTCAGATTTCCTCAAATTTCTTTCTACTTCTTCCATTTTGGGAATAGTATGGTTATCCGTGCAAGCCGTTCTTTTGGCTTACTTTATCTACTATTTCCCAGACCTGCTATTCCATCCCCTACCGTAGAACTGTATAAGGTTTGGCATACTTAGAAAAAAGCCCCTAATCATCTATTGGGGCATTCCTAGTTTTAAACCTTTGATAGTACACAACAATATTTCATCTAAGGGTGAAGAAAATTATGGTACAGGTACAAGCAATCAGCGAATCGAAAAATCGCCCAGGCGATCCCAGAAATCAAGAAGTTGTTCATGAAGCTGGTGACAACCAAGTTGGGAATTTAGCTACCCCAATTAATTCTTCCGATTTCACAAAATCTTTCATCAATAACTTACCTGCGTATCGCAAAGGTTTGTCTCCACAGCGCCGAGGGCTAGAAATTGGTATGGCTCACGGCTACTGGCTAATTGGCCCTTTTGCCAAGCTAGGCCCCCTGCGTGATACTGATGTAGCTAATCTAGCGGGTTTACTCGCAACCGTTGGTTTGCTAATCATTTTGACCATCGGCTTATCTCTCTACGCTAGTAGCAATCCACCACAACCCACTACGACTATCACTACCCCCAATCCACCAAGTGTACTCTCCACTCAAGAAGGCTGGAACGAGTTTACAACTGGATTTTTGATTGGTGGAATTGGTGGCGCTGGGTTTGCTTATTTGCTAATTAGCAATTTACCGCTGCTCCAAGGTCTCTAGTAATTAGTTAATTTAGAGGCAACAGGCAATTACAACTATTCAACCGTTGAATGTTGTGATAGCAATCACTAACCTTGTCCTAACTATTTGTGAGGGCAAGGTTAATTTTTTAGGGCTAATATCTAGCCCAACAGTGCGATCGCTTTTATTCTGAGAAAGGCTGATTGCTAATTTTTGTTATTTGCGGATAAGGGAGACTTCTGATTCATGGCGCGTTTGGCACTGCTGAGTGTATCTGATAAAACTGGGCTAATTGATTTAGCCCGTAAGTTGGTTGAAGAATTTGAGTTTGATCTGATCAGCAGTGGTGGAACTGCCCAAGCACTAAAAGATGCTGGATTACCAGTTACAAAAGTTTCTGATTACACCGGATTTCCAGAAATTTTGGGTGGAAGAGTCAAAACGCTACATCCGCGAATTCATGGCGGTATTTTGGCAAGACGGGATTTACCGCAGGATGTTACAGATTTGGAACATCATCAAATTCGCCCGATTGATTTAGTTGTGGTGAATCTTTATCAGTTTGAGCAAACGATCGCGAAATCAGGGGTGACTTTACCAGAAGCTATTGAGCAGATTGACATTGGTGGCCCTGCTATGTTAAGAGCTTCGGCAAAGAATTACGCCCACTTAACGGTTTTATGCAATCCAAATCAGTACGATGGTTATTTAGAGGAATTGCGTCAGCGTGGCGGGGAAGCATCTTTAGAATTTAGGCAAGCTGCTGCTCTACAAGCATTTTCCCATACAGCTTCTTACGATCAAGCGATCGCTACTTATTTAAGCAACCAAGAGTCAGCAAGTAGTGATTTACCGCAGAGATTGACAGTTTCAGGGCAACAGTTGCAAACCCTACGTTATGGCGAAAATCCCCATCAACCCGCAGTTTGGTATCAAACTGGTACAGTTCAAAGTGGTTGGGCTGCTGCTACGAAACTGCAAGGTAAAGAACTAAGTTATAACAACTTGGTTGATTTAGAGGCAGCAAGGCGGATTATTGTTGAATTTAACGATACCCCAGCCGCCACAATTATTAAACACACTAATCCCTGCGGGACGGCTTTAGGAGATAGCTTGTCAGAAGCTTATGAAAAAGCTTTTAATGCTGACTCTGTTTCTGCTTTTGGTGGAATTGTTGCTTTAAACCGTCCTATAGATGCTTCGACAGCAACGGCTTTGACTAAGGTATTTTTGGAATGTGTGGTTGCGCCAGGTTGCGAACCAGAAGCCCAAGAAATTTTGAGTGCTAAGTCTAATCTACGAGTATTAATTTTGCCAGATTTAGCGACTGGGGCATCGCAAACGGTTAAAGCTATTGCAGGTGGTTTTTTAGTTCAAGCTTCCGATGATGTTGTCGAAGATACTAACCAATGGCAGGTTGTGAGTGAGAAGCAACCCACAGCAGATCAGTTAGCCGAATTAGCGTTTGCTTGGAAGGTTTGTAAGCACGTTAAATCGAACGCTATTGTCGTGAGTGGCGATCGCACTACGTTAGGTGTTGGTGCTGGTCAAATGAATCGTGTAGGCTCAGTTAAAATCGCCTTAGAACAAGCCTCTGAGCAAGCTAAGGGCGCTATTCTTGCCAGTGATGGGTTTTTCCCATTTGATGATTCTGTACGCACTGCGGCGGCGGCTGGCATTGCGGCTATTGTCCAGCCTGGAGGTAGTTTACGCGACCAAGATTCAATTAAAGCGGCGAATGAACTTGGTTTAGTAATGGTATTTACTGGTATTCGCCACTTTATGCACTAAGGCTATTGGGAAAGGTTGTATGTAAGGATTTAGTAGCCAACTATCAAATCTCTTGATGCACCCTTTCCTAAAACAAGAAAATTCAACTTTTTATTTGTTGCAGTGATAGCGAGTATGATTACCAGGGTTAGTAAAAGTTTCACAATTAATATTTGTAGTTTTATAAAGGGAAATTAAACTGAGTTTTTATCAAATTAAGCTAACTAAATTAGGCTATTTCAGGACTCGATAGTTAATTTGATTGCATAATATTAAGAACATTTGCTATCCGATTGTGAACTTTATTTGCAGTTTCGGTGATTTTTAAGCTAGAGTGCTAAATTAGAAATTGAAGCTAACCAGCTTCTCTGACAGATTACTACAGCGAAGTTAAATGTTTAGTTAAGAGGTAAAAAACGCTGTTTAACCTAACATCTGTCTCATTAAACAACAACAGCAGCATCAACAAGAAGGCTGATATTTTCTAAGCTAGTAGATAGGGAGCGATGCCACTCAACTCCTAAAGTTAGTGCAACTCTGCATCTGAGCAGCCAATTAATGAAAATCCCTTAGCGAGTCTAGTCTGAATGTTGCTGTTGTTTTAAAAAATTATGTTTAATAATAAGCGCAAAGATTTATTCAGCGCTTAAATAAGGAAGAATTAATGGGTGCGTCTTTCCCGAAAAGATAAAAGGCGATGTACATAAGTGCATCGCTTTTTAGTGTAAGTATGTGGGTGAAATTAAACGTTACCTGCGATGACTGGGAACTGGGGACTGGTGATTGGGAAAATCATTATACGTTTATTTATGCCCACCTACTTAATAGTTTGCTAAGAAAGTGGTAATACCAATCTGTTTAAGCTACAAGAAGTTAACAGCAAAACTGATCAACTTTTTCTGTCAACGTCCCCAT
The DNA window shown above is from Oculatellaceae cyanobacterium and carries:
- a CDS encoding photosystem I reaction center subunit IX (Enables the organization of the psaE and psaF subunits), which translates into the protein MSDFLKFLSTSSILGIVWLSVQAVLLAYFIYYFPDLLFHPLP
- a CDS encoding photosystem I reaction center subunit XI yields the protein MVQVQAISESKNRPGDPRNQEVVHEAGDNQVGNLATPINSSDFTKSFINNLPAYRKGLSPQRRGLEIGMAHGYWLIGPFAKLGPLRDTDVANLAGLLATVGLLIILTIGLSLYASSNPPQPTTTITTPNPPSVLSTQEGWNEFTTGFLIGGIGGAGFAYLLISNLPLLQGL
- the purH gene encoding bifunctional phosphoribosylaminoimidazolecarboxamide formyltransferase/IMP cyclohydrolase codes for the protein MARLALLSVSDKTGLIDLARKLVEEFEFDLISSGGTAQALKDAGLPVTKVSDYTGFPEILGGRVKTLHPRIHGGILARRDLPQDVTDLEHHQIRPIDLVVVNLYQFEQTIAKSGVTLPEAIEQIDIGGPAMLRASAKNYAHLTVLCNPNQYDGYLEELRQRGGEASLEFRQAAALQAFSHTASYDQAIATYLSNQESASSDLPQRLTVSGQQLQTLRYGENPHQPAVWYQTGTVQSGWAAATKLQGKELSYNNLVDLEAARRIIVEFNDTPAATIIKHTNPCGTALGDSLSEAYEKAFNADSVSAFGGIVALNRPIDASTATALTKVFLECVVAPGCEPEAQEILSAKSNLRVLILPDLATGASQTVKAIAGGFLVQASDDVVEDTNQWQVVSEKQPTADQLAELAFAWKVCKHVKSNAIVVSGDRTTLGVGAGQMNRVGSVKIALEQASEQAKGAILASDGFFPFDDSVRTAAAAGIAAIVQPGGSLRDQDSIKAANELGLVMVFTGIRHFMH